The Anastrepha ludens isolate Willacy chromosome 2, idAnaLude1.1, whole genome shotgun sequence DNA window tgGTAAGATTCATGTAACGACTCAtttggatttatattcggccgaGGACTATCTTCCGctttaagaaaaaagtgtggTGATTGTAAATTTCCATTCATTTAAGAAAGTGCCCGTAGATAAATGCGTAAAAAATAATCTCACAtcaaaaaaataccataaatatGAATATAGAGCATCACTTTAGAGGCTTTCGCCTTCCTGGTGGTCGCCTAACCTTCAGAACCGATGAAAGCAAGCCATCTGCAGCCGTCTAGTTACCGATAAAGGTAGTAagaatttttggctttttttttgcttttgcgctTGTCTTGATCCAGCCAATCACATACAACGAGTCTGATTAACGGCGATGGGGCGGTGCtattgcaatttttaatatGATTCTCTCATTTACTCCGACTATACTGGCTTAACAGTTACCGCTCCTCCAAATTGAGATCGCCTCAAGTAACTGCCGTTATATTTCAGCATTTAGTAACTCTCTGGCGATTTTTAGATATGTACATTCATAGGGAAAGTTTGAAACATTTTAGATGCatgtttgttgttaatttttttatttttactttcgtttattttaatatatttcattaaataatatacttaacacaatatttttagttttccaaCATAGGGGGCAAAGGAGCAATAAGCACACGTACACGtacatatttaagtatttaataCCAGCGTGAGAGTGCACACACAAGTGTGTCACTCTCAGGTAGcgatgtacatttgtatgtagtaGGTATTTATGTAGCTGTGGAGTCATTATGAGCGTATCTTTGCatgtttttgcatttatttgttttcaaatatatatgtatttataccgTTGGTAAACGTAGTGGGGTTTGGGTGGGTGGAATTAACTGTATACTATGTGCAtatgccaacaaaaaaaaaactccatcAAAAATActagctatttttttttaacatcatcTCAAAAAGAGCTTAACTTATGTCTCAGGGTAGCGGCAATATGAAGTACTCTCCACCAATTCACGCGGTATCCACTCCTCGTATAAGGGCAAGCGATTCTTCAGTGTCTCCACTTCACGCAGAATGCGAACAACATTGCCACCTATCAACTTTTTGATGGCGGCATTGCCCCAAACACGATCGCGTGCCAACTCAGCGAGAAGAAAAGCATAACTCTTGGGCGCACCACCCAGTCCAATATGATCAACGCCGGCTACCTTGCGTACATAATTAATGGCATTGATAGCTTCGCGTACAGAGAAGCGACGTTCATCACACCGTTCCAAATTCAGCATAATAACGCCACCATTATCCGACAGCAAGCTGGCGAGGCAATGCATCCGCACATGTGGGAAAAGATGTAAGGCAACGTATTAATGGAAATCGTGGAAGGCACTTACCTTAGGACACGATCGGGTATGGAGGCTACGCTTGAACTATTGCAAACCGAAATCGGTACAGCGTTTAAAAGCAAAACGGGTGCTTTGGCGGTGTGCAATGCGGTCACCATAGCCGCCTCTGACAATTGTGAAATCTCAATAAGCATGCCCAATCTGTTCATCTCGTAAAGTACCGTCTGAAAGTGAACGCCTATGTACGTGCATACTAAAGTTACCAACTGGTTAAGTGCAGACAAACCTTTCCAAACTCATTGATGGAGTGTGTTGCGTTTTCCTCGAATAAGTAGTCGTGACTGCGTATGCAGGCAGCTGCCCAGGGTGTTGTACACTCCAAGCTCGTAATCGATACAAAGCGTGTGCCCAGCAAATACATTGAACGCAGTACTGCCAGACTGGCGCCCAACGTATGGCCACCACCAAGACCCAACATTACGGCTATTTCACCTCGGATATGCGTCTGTTCCATTTCGTCTGCGGAAAGCACAATGTGCAGGGCATCCGTATTTGCTGTAATTCGACGTGCCTCATCGATGCCCTCCAGCGCCAACTGCACTGCATCCAAATACTGCGCACCACACGGCACTGAAATTGGCCAGAATACTGCGCCTACATGATTGCGACGCACCTCGCTTAGCATACTACTGCTGCGGTTGACAACATCACGCATCGGTGGCTGCCAAGAGGAGCCTTCAATTAGCGGCGATTCGGCCAGCAAGCGGCGTATAAAGGCAAGCCGCGCCTCCAACAATGAGGAAGAACGCAACTGCAGCGCCAATGGAATGCCACCTGCCATGGCTATGCACACCAGCATTATACCGAGCACAACTATCAGTCGGCGACTACGCGTCGATCGGCTTGGCTCACTGCCCGCATCGCTGCACGCGCTCATTTTATAAGAGGCGGCAGCTATAGCGCCATTCTTTAATTTCTCACTGCCAAGTTTCGTAATCTCAGGCGGTAGTTCAATGTCCGCGATCTCTGTGAAGACAAAACATTGCTGCTTGCAATGTGGTTGATGCTCGTGTAATGGCGGCTGAAGCTCGTGCGGGTGTGCGAGTTGTGcaggcggtggtggtggtggtggtgcagGATTAAGTAGGGTGGTGAGTGCAACTTGCTGATGTTGTTGATGGTGCTGATGGTGCTGGTGCTGATGCTGATGCTGTGGATACTGATGCTGCTGATGATGGTGTATGGCGGCAGCGCATACTTCTATGTATTCACGATTTGGCACTGGATTCATGCTACTGCCATTGATTGGGTGACTAGGCTAGAATAttgcaattaaattattttagacGGCTGTAAGCAATAAGCATTCAGTTACTCAGCACGTACTTTTGGCTCTGGAAGtttcaattttagttttattagcaAATTTAATTGGTTATTTACCAACAAGTGAATTAAATTCAGGAGCACTTACCTACACTTTTTGATATGAAGAAAAAGCTTTATTGATTTTTCATCTGACAAATGTCCTGCTCCTGCGCAATGGAGAGACGCGTGAAGTATTTGCAAAAGGACAAATACAGCTTTTCGTCATTTTGTATGGAGCTTGGAAATTGTTTAGAAACCTTGAAAACTTGCTTTATACACTAGCACTCTACTGACTTTTAAAATGGCATACGAAACGAAGAGATgctagaaaaaaatgcattaacagTGAAAAATCTATCGATTTTACATATCATAGGCCAAGACTTGCTATTAATTAACTCatacataaaatttgtttaaaattgtttgcataTTTTGCAAAGATCGACTTCCAACCGTCGGAATTAGTTGTTCCGTTTCAATTCCATTTCATTCTCTAAATATGTTCAATAGAACTTCGGCGCCATTGTGAATAAATACTCAAGGCAAGAACAAGAAAAGGCAATCATCTGTTGTAAACAAACCATTGCACGTGCATTTTTATACTCAAgtgtatttatttcttattattttataaaatgccCGAAATCGAAGGCTATAAAGGTAATTAATAACTACAAACAAACCAAATCGAAACTgagattaaattttcttttagtggTACCCCTCCGTCTCACTGCGGACCGGCCTCTGGAGCTCTGTCCACAGATTTTCATGCGCGAACACTTCATACGTCTAGAAGACGTAAACAAACCTAAAGGACGTACTCTCTTCTTACTCAACGTGCCACCTTATGTGACGGAACAAAGTCTGAGTGTGTTCTTCCGTAAGAGTGTAGATGTACCGAATAAAGTTAGCTTCGCTGAGCGACCAGGGCGAAACGAAAGCGAAATGTGGCAACAAAACCAAATACCGTTTAGCAGCTCGACGGTAccatttaaattcaaagtaGCTTATATAGTATTTCAGAAAAGTACTGGCGTTCAACGTGCTTTGGAAGTGAAAAGCATTGACTTGTTTAACACCGATGGCAGCAGTGTGCTAGAATCGGGTATGGAATTGTGGCACACAGAGTACAATAAACGTTTATTGGATGAGATAGAAGAGCAAGCACGCATTGACAAGTATATGGAAGCTTATGATGAACGTGAGAAAAATGCTTTGGAAGCGGCTAAAAATTCAAAGGCAGACGCTGATGGTTGGGTGACTGTTGGCAAACAAGGACGCGATGCCGGCTTTGAGCAGAAAGAGTCTGTAATAGGGCGCTTGGAAGAGAAGATAGTGAAAGGCAAGAAAAAGAGGGAATTAGAAAACTTTTACACGTTCCAAATACGCGAATCTAAGATGAAGAACATAATTGAACTGCGCAAGAAATTCGAAGAAGACAAGCAAAAAATTGAAGCACTGAAAAAGACGCGGCGTTTTAGACCATTTTAATACTGATGAAgagctaataaaattaaaatgtaggtgttagttttttattttttatttgtaagcgaaataaattacataaatcATAGCTTAAACCTAAATTACTCAGACGTTTTTATTAGCTTTTATAACTATATCCATAAGCTCATGGGAAGGAAGCGTTTCTAGCACACACAAGAGTTGCGGTATGTTTCCGTACATACAATTGGCTGAAGTTGGCACCTGCACTGCTTGTGCCAGACGCTCCATACTCTTTTGATAGGCTGCATCTTTCGCAGGGTCTACCTTATCAGCTAACAAGCGTGCTACATAAGCTTGCAGAGGTCCTACAATTTGTGCCAGATGTTGTGCGTTCAAGGCTGTCGGTGGGCCCGAGTTAACTATCTGCAACATAGTTTGCAACAGCCATACATGCAAATTACTATAAGTTGAACGATTCGAGAACAAAGGTGCCAGCACTACCCAACGTATTAGCCCAGCCAAAGGTGTAACAACAGGCATTGCAATAGCACCACTCGGCAACGCCAAGGGCTGCTGAGACGCCAAACACAAGGAAGAGTTTTCACTTATCCATTCCGTGAACACGTCTAACAAAGCATCGGGTGGTGGGGTCAACGCACCAGTTTGATCATTCATATACAATTCTGCTACGGCAGTCATAAGATTAGCTGCAAAGTGTGGTGCAACCATAGGCAGCTGTTTAAATTGCTCCGAGGTTTTCcgtgaaaatgtaataaaatcactGACTAAACTCTGTGCCACTTCCAAGCTTGGTTGACTCGTGCAACCTACTTGTTGCATCCAAGTACCTGCCGATGAAAGGAGAGGAGCTACCGATCCAGAAACTCCGGTGCTAATTAAGCGACACAATATTTTAGAACGTTGCGGCGTGAGATTGCTGCCAAAGAGGGAAAGAAACACAACATTTCGTGTAGCATCCGGTCCCGGCTGAGAAAAAAACTCAATCAGAACGAGTATAAGTTGAAACTCTTGAAAAGAGTTCATTTGCGTCCCACTAAATGGTTGACCTTTGCGAACGTCCATTGCATCCTTAGGACGCTCCATAAACACAAACTCTGAGATAAGTTGAATGGCGAAATTTTGTTTACTGCGACTCACAACTATGCTctctgaaaatgaagaaattaaagCGTAGAATAAATAACATCTGCAGTGTGATTTGTGAAAAACGTCCTCTACCTATACGTGGCAGCGCCTCCTTTGCACAAGCCGGGAAATCCAGCTTACGCAAATTGTGTTTAAAATCTGCTTGCGACATATTGACTCCTTAGGCgcattaaaaacaatttgtttatctgtcatccaaaaaattaaaactttttgaattgtcaaaGGCGGAAAGTGAGGAGCTTATGTATATCGATTGTAAACACAAGTAGGTTCGTTCGATTTCATTTGCAtcaataatttttgtacaaataatCGACATTGTATGAGATCCACTTAAGAAAtgtttgcaataaaattatactaattttcattaatacttcatatgcattttttttaaggaacaaTCAACATAACATACGTAAATAagctaaacattttaaaatacaaatttttaaataggaaataaaaactaaaatagcaCAATGTTACAGACACGTCCACAATAATAAGATAATTTAACATTGTTGCATCTATAATTCGGACACAAAATTGAACAATGTGTGTCTTGTGCTAGTTATCATAATAGGCAGACGTGAAATTAGTATTGGGGCATAATCAAAGCAAAATctgtaacataaaaaaaatttaattaattactttcgcttcttaatttagttttttatttcataaaattttatgaaagctaaatttcttcaataaaactgaattttcaaaactatgttGTTAATTTACATACTTTCATTCAACATGAATAATCCGGGCACTCCAATACTGTATTATGATAGAATTACAATTTTCCGTTAATAAAATAggtatgttgtttttattaaagaagAAACTGGTTGTTTCTGTCGTACTTAAGTAATATTtcaaccctccgttgggcacccgggtctggccagacaGGTCTGGATATCCAGGGTGCCCGACCTTTGACGTAaattcaacatatttttattatagctaacgacttgagcttccaggtggtttcataaaattgattttctatagatttatggatataacctatTAGAGAGAATCCTccaaacaggacgaaaaaaaggATTAAAAAGTTTCACCTTCGGTTGGGAGCTCGGGTCTTGCTTGGTATATTatcttgtgaaaaaaaaattttcatcatttcatatattaccatacatttcaTTGCAATCAACTTTTTCTTATCTTCTTCCAAATGAATCAAACTAAagtacaaaaccaaaaaaaagtcctTTTTTCACAAagcgattatttttgcttctgtaCAAATGAAAGAGgtaagaaattgaaaatatatgcaatcttaaaaatgaataataaatggGGTGAATTGGGCATATATtcccatacaaatgcatgtaaatacatagGGGTCTGGTCAGACCTGgatgcccaaccgaaggttttaaaatatatgtacaacgGAGGGTTGAAGATCATAGACTTCACACTTTTTCGTGTCATACtgctatatttcttattttttaaatcaaataaaacactAATCATTCATTCAtcctttttaatgaatttatgcTAATATTGTGTGCATTTCTGGCTTTCCACgtagttttatttattctttctcttcttcttctttccttttatttattttctgtacCGACGTCACGGTCCTGGCATGGCGCGATCTCGAACTGTATCATATTTAGTACTGAATTGTATTTTTTGAATTAGTTTACCATTTAATTCCCTTTGCAAAAGCTGTATAATTTTTCAGAGAAGGGGACTGTTAAGcactttctctataaatgtccaggttcggcagctagacgattaagatcactgggtgctcctttcttcaacagcctggggcagtatTTCAAGCTAAGTCCCTTGAACCTTTTTCATTACAGCTACACTACTGATTGACTGTAGATGTTTGCCATTTGGAGGTATTAAATAGtaccaaaacggcgctttagtactACTTAGTGAGTGCCACACtgatacttcaaccatttcacctgccTACCTACTGATTTAACATGACAAAAAGTCATCCTTCTTCTTAAACGGCGAATCCATGCTGGATGTTCGCGATTACCTACAAATGTCATTATGATCTTAGTCTTACGGTTGTCAGATCATATTATTAATGACGTCGTTatatttttgtctgtttttCGCTGCTGCTGTTAGTTTGcttcttcaaataaatcttTTCGTTCAATTTTACTTTTGTGAGCCAATTCTTCGAGAATGCTTTGTTACccataaaacaattaatttgcaCACAATCTGACAACTTTCTGAAAACAAATATTGTTCTGTCGTACATTTTGATGCCCTTCAAGTGAATTCATCGAACACAGCTTGTGTTttcaatccattttttttagtctCTGAGCATCCCTTTGCTTCGAATATCCCACTACGTTGCTAATTACGTGCAACATGTTGTTTGCCCGGCTGTAGTTTGATGAATAATTTTCTCTGccgtttaaaattaatttctggcAATATTCATCCAACTAGTTAACTTAAAAATGAGTACAGCTGTTGTAACTCAGCAGCGGCCCCTAGGCTTTATTGGTTTGCATACGGAATTTACAGTAGGTATTTTAAAACATGGAAAAATGTGGCTATACCAACAACTCTATACAACTTTTAGAAAGCACTCAACGAAGCATTCCAAAAAAAGGACGCTCAAATATTGCGCGCCTCTTACGAATCCTTCGGCGCTAACACTGATCATGATAAGAAGTCGCCTATGGATCAAGCTTTTCGTGAAATGCTACTATTCCACCTGAGTGACAATGTTGAGAAGGTCGGCGCTCTGGTGCGGCTATCAGTTGACGCTGTGCGCGTAGAAATTGTCTCAGTGACCATACCAGTTGTGCTGTTGGGTGACATCTTCGACGCAGTCACGCTGGATAAGTGTGAACAAATCTTTAGTTTCGTTgaagaaatggttgaagtgtggAAGGAGGATATATTCTTCTCATCTTGCAAGAATAATATACTGAGAATGTGCAACGATCTCTTACGGCGTTTGTCGCGCGCACAGAATACTGTTTTTTGTGGACGTATATTGCTATTTCTGTCCAAATTTTTCCCTTTCTCCGAACGTTCAGGATTAAATATTGTATCGGAATTCAATTTAGACAATGTCACTGAGTACGGCGTGGATGGCAAAGACCTGGACGATACTGTGGAAGATACCGTGGAGGATATTCCtattaaaattgattataatcTGTATTGCAAATTTTGGTCATTACAAGACTTTTTCCGCAACCCGAACCAGTGCTATAGTAAAGCACAATGGAAAATGTTCCAAGCAGTGAGTAGTTATTTGTGGTCATTTATAActaatcattaattttattgttttgtattACCTTAAAATTTGCCATTAGCATGCAGGTACTATATTAGAAGCGTTCGACAGTTTCAAGTTGGAGGAGCCACGGCTAAATAGCGCGGCAGAAAAAACTGAAAGTGCTGTTACGGCAGATGATTACTTAGAAAGTATGAAAATGGAACTGAGTGCCGCCGATGTTTCAGTGGACACGGATAATCAAAATTCAAGTGAGGGAGATCAGATTGTGCGGCAGTCAGATCATTTCTTTGCGAAGTTTCTAACCAATCCGAAATTGCTGACACTTCAGTTGTCCGACTCTAACTTTCGACGCTCAGTCTTAGTACAGTTTCTGATTCTCTTTCAGTATTTGCAATTAACCGTAAAGTTTAAGACGTaagttgaaaaagtaaaaaaaacgcaaaacgtGGTAATtcgcattttaataaaatttcttgtAGTGAATCAAACACACTAACTACTGCGCAAACGGACTTCATCAAAGAAACCCAAGCAAAGGTATATAAATTGCTCGAAGAGACCCCACCGAATGGAAAACGTTTTTCCTGCACGGTACAACATATGTTAACGCGCGAGGAAATGTGGAACAACTGGAAGAATGATGGATGTAAAGAGTTCCGCAAACCCGATGAAGCTGAGGCAGATAATAGCACAAACAAGGATGCAGGAAACGCTGATGGTACGCCTGGGAAACCACCTGCAGCTAAGCGTTCCAAACGCACACTTGGTGATAGTTTGCGAGAAGCTCATCGCAATGGTAAATTCTTTCTGGGCAAGTGAGTAGTACATATATGtccataaataaaatacagttttaaCGAGCTCAATTGTTTAGTGATGTCTTGACACGCCTCTGGAACTACTCGCCAGATAATCTGCAGGCCTGCAAGAGCGAGGAACGCAATTTTTTGCCACATGTTGAAACATTTCTCGAAAATCCGCATGAAAAGAATGATCCATCATTTGAATGGCGCGCACTCCGTTTACTAGCCAGGCAGTCGCCACACTTTTTCACATTCTTAAACTCACCATCATATAAAATAGCTGACTATCTGGAGGGAGTACGCCGTCGTTTAGCCAAGGATCGTATAGATAATGCCAAGGCGGCTATGAATGCCAACAACGCCGCATTAGTTGGTAGCAATTCAACTGCCGATACTGTTAATGCGACCGAATCTAGTAGCGAGCAGGGATCGAACACCCAAGAAACAGAGGGTG harbors:
- the LOC128859380 gene encoding ribosomal RNA-processing protein 7 homolog A, whose protein sequence is MPEIEGYKVVPLRLTADRPLELCPQIFMREHFIRLEDVNKPKGRTLFLLNVPPYVTEQSLSVFFRKSVDVPNKVSFAERPGRNESEMWQQNQIPFSSSTVPFKFKVAYIVFQKSTGVQRALEVKSIDLFNTDGSSVLESGMELWHTEYNKRLLDEIEEQARIDKYMEAYDEREKNALEAAKNSKADADGWVTVGKQGRDAGFEQKESVIGRLEEKIVKGKKKRELENFYTFQIRESKMKNIIELRKKFEEDKQKIEALKKTRRFRPF
- the LOC128855267 gene encoding THO complex subunit 1, whose protein sequence is MSTAVVTQQRPLGFIGLHTEFTKALNEAFQKKDAQILRASYESFGANTDHDKKSPMDQAFREMLLFHLSDNVEKVGALVRLSVDAVRVEIVSVTIPVVLLGDIFDAVTLDKCEQIFSFVEEMVEVWKEDIFFSSCKNNILRMCNDLLRRLSRAQNTVFCGRILLFLSKFFPFSERSGLNIVSEFNLDNVTEYGVDGKDLDDTVEDTVEDIPIKIDYNLYCKFWSLQDFFRNPNQCYSKAQWKMFQAHAGTILEAFDSFKLEEPRLNSAAEKTESAVTADDYLESMKMELSAADVSVDTDNQNSSEGDQIVRQSDHFFAKFLTNPKLLTLQLSDSNFRRSVLVQFLILFQYLQLTVKFKTESNTLTTAQTDFIKETQAKVYKLLEETPPNGKRFSCTVQHMLTREEMWNNWKNDGCKEFRKPDEAEADNSTNKDAGNADGTPGKPPAAKRSKRTLGDSLREAHRNGKFFLGNDVLTRLWNYSPDNLQACKSEERNFLPHVETFLENPHEKNDPSFEWRALRLLARQSPHFFTFLNSPSYKIADYLEGVRRRLAKDRIDNAKAAMNANNAALVGSNSTADTVNATESSSEQGSNTQETEGEPDADGVGDGEGEGENDGDGSGDGDGDAMLTEDDVQGDLDKGDDDRNAHTKPMTASREQIEEIAPLIGDDWKKLGKKLGYTVDELLYFETEHPDRDGGCIAMLSNWFADDDDASLDNWAYMLEGLEINAAAKAVKALIDRLTPKEDKVEVLSD
- the LOC128859376 gene encoding integrator complex subunit 15, which produces MSQADFKHNLRKLDFPACAKEALPRIESIVVSRSKQNFAIQLISEFVFMERPKDAMDVRKGQPFSGTQMNSFQEFQLILVLIEFFSQPGPDATRNVVFLSLFGSNLTPQRSKILCRLISTGVSGSVAPLLSSAGTWMQQVGCTSQPSLEVAQSLVSDFITFSRKTSEQFKQLPMVAPHFAANLMTAVAELYMNDQTGALTPPPDALLDVFTEWISENSSLCLASQQPLALPSGAIAMPVVTPLAGLIRWVVLAPLFSNRSTYSNLHVWLLQTMLQIVNSGPPTALNAQHLAQIVGPLQAYVARLLADKVDPAKDAAYQKSMERLAQAVQVPTSANCMYGNIPQLLCVLETLPSHELMDIVIKANKNV
- the LOC128859374 gene encoding dipeptidase 1, with the protein product MNPVPNREYIEVCAAAIHHHQQHQYPQHQHQHQHHQHHQQHQQVALTTLLNPAPPPPPPPAQLAHPHELQPPLHEHQPHCKQQCFVFTEIADIELPPEITKLGSEKLKNGAIAAASYKMSACSDAGSEPSRSTRSRRLIVVLGIMLVCIAMAGGIPLALQLRSSSLLEARLAFIRRLLAESPLIEGSSWQPPMRDVVNRSSSMLSEVRRNHVGAVFWPISVPCGAQYLDAVQLALEGIDEARRITANTDALHIVLSADEMEQTHIRGEIAVMLGLGGGHTLGASLAVLRSMYLLGTRFVSITSLECTTPWAAACIRSHDYLFEENATHSINEFGKTVLYEMNRLGMLIEISQLSEAAMVTALHTAKAPVLLLNAVPISVCNSSSVASIPDRVLSLLSDNGGVIMLNLERCDERRFSVREAINAINYVRKVAGVDHIGLGGAPKSYAFLLAELARDRVWGNAAIKKLIGGNVVRILREVETLKNRLPLYEEWIPRELVESTSYCRYPET